The proteins below come from a single Cystobacter ferrugineus genomic window:
- a CDS encoding DUF3883 domain-containing protein, translating to MSSAKIAIKSLSSSDLSFFKVHLRLSKQKAINLNSDVFIDRFYPGLKGLYDPVVFPFTIVGPGGRAAHRLTRKALRSPAAKNWRLNGEFIHDPDGEPGRYDGLAANDFAIMSFEGNERPEAVTLVLVSANGDAKLRAAVAGLFDFTGRSSMMQVPEATIVNLRAATIDAYAVGEHPFDALIPRDTVEEVLFGSTAPASMDAQPSGRSVAMSPHELRRQLLAAGETGQQGEELFGNWLVSKGYNEDEFEWVSQTHARSSFDYEVRAAKWIENTPHVFVDVKTTRGSFDRPVHMSLAELRFAAKSPNYRIARLYDVAGLKPKLRILTGVQAVTAQVIVGLNSLPSGVSADSVQINPGVFDVELEVELDEVIQDASQ from the coding sequence ATGAGCAGTGCCAAGATCGCAATCAAGTCGCTGTCATCTTCGGATCTGTCATTTTTCAAGGTCCATCTGCGACTTTCGAAGCAAAAGGCGATCAATCTTAATAGTGACGTCTTTATCGATCGTTTCTATCCGGGGCTTAAAGGGCTCTATGACCCGGTGGTTTTTCCCTTCACGATTGTTGGCCCAGGGGGAAGGGCGGCTCACCGCCTGACTCGAAAAGCACTGCGCTCGCCGGCTGCAAAGAACTGGCGTCTTAACGGAGAGTTCATTCATGACCCCGATGGCGAGCCGGGTCGTTATGACGGACTTGCGGCAAACGACTTCGCCATCATGTCCTTCGAGGGCAATGAACGACCTGAGGCCGTGACGCTCGTCCTCGTATCAGCCAATGGTGACGCCAAGCTACGTGCGGCTGTTGCAGGCCTCTTCGACTTCACTGGCCGGAGTTCCATGATGCAAGTGCCGGAGGCAACCATCGTCAATCTGCGCGCTGCAACCATCGACGCCTATGCAGTCGGCGAGCACCCGTTCGACGCGCTCATTCCCCGAGACACAGTCGAAGAAGTACTCTTCGGAAGCACCGCTCCGGCATCGATGGATGCACAACCATCTGGTCGGTCTGTGGCGATGTCGCCCCATGAACTGCGTCGACAGCTCCTAGCTGCCGGGGAGACTGGCCAACAGGGTGAAGAACTCTTTGGAAACTGGCTCGTGAGCAAGGGTTACAACGAGGACGAGTTCGAATGGGTCTCTCAGACCCATGCACGCTCATCGTTTGATTACGAAGTTCGTGCCGCCAAGTGGATTGAGAATACACCACACGTGTTCGTTGATGTGAAAACAACACGGGGGTCATTTGATCGGCCGGTGCACATGAGCCTTGCCGAGTTGCGCTTCGCTGCAAAAAGTCCGAATTACCGCATTGCACGTTTGTACGACGTCGCTGGTTTGAAGCCAAAGCTTCGAATCCTCACTGGCGTGCAGGCAGTTACCGCGCAGGTCATCGTGGGCCTGAATTCTCTGCCATCCGGGGTCTCTGCTGATAGTGTACAAATCAATCCAGGTGTGTTCGATGTCGAGCTGGAGGTCGAGCTGGATGAGGTAATCCAAGACGCCTCTCAGTGA
- a CDS encoding Kelch repeat-containing protein, with protein sequence MRIVKLTTTLAVALLLPACGGPSAEEPSQVAIHSGELSITPAPSLAALTDPEPQSVGSWSITTGVLTSARSEHTATLLSSGRVLVVGDATAEVFNPYSNVSVATGAPIYARVKHTATRLESGDVLVAGGWIGRAPLYWRRTAEVYDKDTGTWTAVETMNTPRGNHTATLLRSGKVLVVGGYSTEGETDSAELYDPATRTWSPAASVISPRELHAATLLYSGKVLVTGGRTFTDVFQDAQVYDPDTDDWSVLAPMPRARAGHVAVRLNSGKVMVLGGGHDEVDFYDPYNSTTPWTTGSSLPFGGSAISATRLYSGEVLVTHSTGQASLYDPATDAWVSAGTLAPRLWGHAATLLHTGQVLVTGGSTDAEVTTTVWRYTR encoded by the coding sequence ATGCGCATCGTGAAACTCACTACCACTCTCGCTGTCGCCCTCCTGCTGCCAGCCTGTGGCGGGCCCTCCGCCGAAGAGCCGTCCCAGGTCGCCATCCACAGCGGGGAACTGTCCATCACCCCGGCTCCCTCCCTCGCCGCCTTGACGGACCCGGAGCCCCAGTCCGTGGGCTCCTGGAGCATCACCACCGGCGTCCTGACCTCTGCTCGCTCCGAGCACACCGCCACCCTGCTCTCCTCGGGCCGGGTGCTGGTGGTGGGTGACGCCACCGCGGAAGTATTCAACCCCTACAGCAACGTGTCCGTGGCCACCGGGGCTCCCATCTACGCGCGCGTCAAGCACACGGCGACCCGGCTCGAATCGGGCGATGTGCTGGTGGCGGGCGGATGGATCGGCCGGGCGCCGCTCTACTGGCGCCGCACCGCGGAGGTGTATGACAAGGACACGGGCACCTGGACGGCCGTGGAGACCATGAACACGCCTCGTGGCAACCACACGGCGACCCTGCTCAGATCGGGCAAGGTGTTGGTGGTGGGAGGCTACTCCACCGAGGGCGAGACGGACTCCGCGGAACTGTACGACCCGGCCACCCGCACGTGGAGCCCGGCGGCCTCCGTGATCTCGCCTCGCGAGTTGCATGCCGCGACGCTGCTCTACTCGGGCAAGGTGCTGGTGACGGGCGGCAGGACCTTCACCGACGTGTTCCAGGACGCTCAGGTGTACGACCCGGACACGGACGACTGGTCGGTGCTGGCGCCCATGCCGCGGGCGCGCGCCGGCCATGTCGCCGTCCGGCTCAACTCGGGCAAGGTGATGGTGCTCGGTGGCGGCCATGACGAGGTGGACTTCTACGATCCGTACAACTCCACCACCCCGTGGACCACGGGCTCCTCGCTCCCCTTCGGTGGCTCGGCCATCAGCGCGACGCGGCTCTACTCGGGTGAGGTGCTGGTCACGCACTCCACCGGGCAGGCGTCGCTGTATGACCCGGCGACGGATGCGTGGGTGTCCGCGGGCACGCTGGCACCGCGGCTCTGGGGCCATGCCGCGACGCTCCTGCACACGGGGCAGGTGCTGGTGACGGGCGGCTCCACCGATGCCGAGGTCACCACCACCGTGTGGCGCTACACGCGCTGA
- a CDS encoding DNA cytosine methyltransferase encodes MLRPIDYKLDRLARGDRPRLLDLFSGCGGLTLGFHRAGCEVVGGVEFDEHAARSHALNFHRHLPPELFEAHASPKDITVTGPHALLQSFGVKKPEYEVDILVGGPPCPAFTRVGRAKLREVQEHPEAFRHDPRAKLYLPYLEYVKALKPVALLMENVPDILNFGGHNLAEEVCEVLEGLGYRCSYTLVNAANYGVPQMRERFILVGIHEAAGAYFSFPVPTRKVDFPSGYQGSRDVALKHIVFGDLFAPRTRYVPTPEAKRTRRPPVTVREAIGDLPPITGHLEGSIRRGARRFDNAVTYHPDVVPSDYAHLMRTWPGFEGDGQIWDHAIRSLSDRDYRLFRFMRWGDDYPKAYALAERLFAKRLAEEKRAGRQIEPGSADYEALRSDYVPPYDPGKFPNKWRKMEPDEPARTLMAHLGKDSYSHIHYDSDQSRVLSVREAARLQSFPDGFEFSGTMNPAFRQIGNAVPPLLAYALAEPLLAAIGVARHVTVETHREAKVQTSAAV; translated from the coding sequence ATGCTTCGACCTATCGACTACAAACTCGACCGCTTGGCGCGCGGAGATCGCCCGCGCTTGCTGGACCTGTTCTCGGGGTGTGGAGGCCTGACCCTCGGTTTTCACCGCGCCGGTTGTGAGGTCGTCGGCGGCGTGGAGTTCGATGAGCACGCCGCTCGCTCTCACGCACTCAACTTCCACCGGCATCTGCCGCCCGAACTCTTCGAGGCGCATGCGTCACCGAAGGACATTACGGTCACAGGGCCGCACGCCCTGCTCCAATCCTTTGGCGTCAAAAAGCCCGAGTACGAAGTTGACATCCTGGTTGGCGGTCCACCGTGCCCGGCCTTCACCCGCGTGGGACGTGCGAAGCTGCGCGAGGTTCAAGAGCACCCCGAGGCGTTCCGCCACGATCCCAGGGCCAAACTCTACCTGCCATATCTTGAGTACGTGAAAGCGCTCAAACCTGTTGCCCTTCTCATGGAGAATGTGCCGGACATTCTCAATTTCGGCGGGCACAACTTGGCCGAGGAGGTTTGTGAGGTCCTCGAAGGACTGGGCTATCGCTGCTCCTACACGCTCGTCAACGCAGCGAACTATGGCGTACCTCAGATGAGGGAGCGGTTCATCCTGGTGGGCATCCATGAAGCCGCAGGTGCTTATTTTTCGTTCCCAGTTCCAACACGGAAGGTCGATTTTCCGTCCGGCTATCAAGGCTCGCGTGATGTCGCCTTGAAGCACATCGTCTTCGGCGACCTCTTCGCGCCGCGGACCCGATACGTTCCGACACCCGAAGCCAAGCGAACGAGACGCCCGCCTGTAACGGTGCGTGAGGCGATCGGAGACCTCCCTCCGATCACCGGCCACCTCGAAGGAAGCATTCGCCGTGGAGCAAGACGGTTCGACAATGCGGTTACCTATCACCCGGATGTGGTGCCTTCCGACTATGCCCATCTGATGCGAACTTGGCCCGGCTTCGAGGGTGACGGTCAGATCTGGGATCACGCCATTCGATCGCTCAGTGACCGCGATTACCGGCTCTTTCGTTTCATGCGTTGGGGTGACGATTACCCGAAGGCGTACGCTTTGGCTGAGCGTTTGTTCGCCAAACGCCTCGCTGAAGAGAAACGAGCGGGGCGCCAGATCGAGCCCGGCTCGGCCGATTACGAAGCGCTCCGCAGCGACTATGTGCCGCCATACGACCCAGGGAAGTTCCCGAACAAGTGGCGCAAAATGGAGCCAGATGAGCCGGCTCGTACCTTGATGGCCCATTTGGGTAAGGACTCGTACAGCCACATCCACTACGACAGCGACCAGTCACGTGTCCTCTCAGTGCGTGAAGCAGCCCGCCTTCAGTCGTTCCCGGATGGATTCGAATTCTCGGGTACGATGAATCCCGCCTTCAGGCAGATTGGTAACGCGGTACCTCCGCTCCTGGCTTATGCGCTTGCGGAGCCACTGCTCGCGGCGATAGGTGTCGCACGCCATGTGACTGTCGAAACTCATCGCGAGGCGAAGGTGCAGACCAGTGCAGCCGTTTGA
- a CDS encoding acyl-CoA dehydrogenase family protein has product MSNKKTWGGEEFWGLGFEFDPQWILTDEQKKLQAALIELCRTTLRANAVESDARLVYPRKNLQELAKLGLLGLLVPKELGGMGQNHVCAAMVVETLARYGCASTAMCYTMHLGAVAAGLLRHHDSPVLQDIFKRIDKDCLIGTLSYSDPETGSHFWYPVSSGAEETPNGWRVRKKASWTTSGGFADWYIVQTTSPNFGGNYANLSCFLILADEVKSDPANWNGLGLRGNQSGPIEIDNVEIPRNRLVGPVGDGATSNDECVDPFFLLCSSACWNGIALGMIDIAKSHTTRKTHVDVGMRVADYPTIQDYVGECIMDTNAARALDYQMGQALDAATNNCDWSLHEEPSAMPRAQYLHWMWQVKFIAAKNVAHVSDKMLHACGGTGYKPALGIERYLRDAKAGWVMGPTNEVLRQFVGKMALLGTQSLDYWNQSLNERVLNNELKKLDADGKRQLAEKLLAEANGKIASVA; this is encoded by the coding sequence ATGAGCAACAAGAAGACGTGGGGGGGTGAGGAGTTCTGGGGTCTGGGATTCGAGTTCGATCCCCAGTGGATCCTGACCGACGAGCAGAAGAAGCTCCAGGCCGCGCTGATCGAGCTGTGCCGGACCACGCTGCGCGCGAATGCCGTGGAGAGCGATGCGCGGCTCGTCTATCCACGCAAGAACCTCCAGGAGCTGGCGAAGCTCGGACTGCTCGGCCTGCTGGTGCCGAAGGAGTTGGGGGGCATGGGGCAGAACCACGTCTGCGCCGCCATGGTCGTCGAGACCCTCGCGCGCTACGGCTGTGCGAGCACCGCCATGTGTTACACCATGCACCTGGGGGCGGTCGCCGCCGGTCTCCTCCGCCATCACGACAGTCCGGTCCTGCAGGACATCTTCAAGCGCATCGACAAGGACTGTCTCATCGGCACGCTGTCCTATTCCGACCCCGAGACCGGCTCGCACTTCTGGTACCCGGTCTCGTCGGGTGCCGAGGAGACACCCAATGGCTGGCGCGTGCGCAAGAAGGCCTCCTGGACCACCTCGGGTGGTTTCGCTGACTGGTACATCGTGCAGACCACCAGCCCCAACTTCGGCGGCAACTACGCCAACCTCTCCTGCTTCCTCATCCTGGCCGACGAGGTGAAGTCCGATCCCGCCAACTGGAATGGCCTGGGTCTGCGCGGCAATCAATCCGGCCCCATCGAGATCGACAACGTGGAGATCCCGAGGAACCGGCTGGTGGGCCCGGTGGGGGACGGCGCGACGTCCAATGACGAGTGTGTCGATCCCTTCTTCCTGCTGTGTTCGTCCGCCTGCTGGAATGGCATCGCGCTGGGAATGATCGACATCGCGAAGAGCCACACGACCCGCAAGACCCACGTCGATGTGGGCATGCGCGTCGCCGACTACCCGACCATCCAGGACTACGTCGGCGAGTGCATCATGGACACCAATGCCGCGCGCGCCTTGGATTATCAGATGGGGCAGGCGCTGGATGCGGCCACGAACAATTGTGATTGGTCCCTGCACGAGGAGCCGAGCGCCATGCCCCGCGCCCAGTACCTGCATTGGATGTGGCAGGTGAAGTTCATCGCCGCGAAGAACGTCGCGCACGTCTCGGACAAGATGCTGCATGCCTGTGGTGGTACGGGCTACAAGCCGGCGCTCGGCATCGAACGCTATCTGCGCGACGCCAAGGCGGGCTGGGTCATGGGCCCGACCAACGAAGTGCTGCGTCAATTCGTTGGCAAGATGGCCCTGCTCGGCACGCAGTCGCTCGACTACTGGAATCAGTCGCTCAACGAGCGCGTGCTGAACAACGAGCTGAAGAAGCTCGACGCCGATGGCAAGCGTCAACTCGCCGAGAAGTTGCTCGCCGAGGCCAACGGGAAGATAGCGTCGGTCGCCTGA
- a CDS encoding aminotransferase class I/II-fold pyridoxal phosphate-dependent enzyme, whose protein sequence is MVVRPARHIENVRYAIRNVVAEAHRLETQGQHILYLNIGDPLKFDFQTPPHLIEAVHRAMRDGHNGYAPSAGILTAREAISRECANRGIPNISPDDVVVTTGASEALELALTALLDPGERVLLPSPGYPLYNALMAKLSTEGVPYSLDEENGWSLDLEEIDRLCTPGTRAILLCNPNNPTGAVLDREVLEGLLEIARRRGLVILSDEIYDKLIYDKPHVATASLATDVPILTFNGLSKGYLACGWRVGWMVFCNAHLMPELRAAVQRLADARLCGPAPQQYAIAPALDGPQDHIPEMMARLRRRRDLMVRRINAIPGLSVVEPAAAFYAMPRLQLPGVTSDEAFVMSLLRETGVLFVHGSGFGQKPGTTHFRVVFLPPEDILTAAFDRLEAFVHAHHAR, encoded by the coding sequence ATGGTGGTCCGCCCCGCCCGACATATCGAGAACGTCCGCTACGCCATCCGCAACGTCGTGGCCGAGGCGCACCGCCTGGAAACCCAGGGCCAGCACATCCTCTATCTCAACATCGGGGATCCGCTGAAGTTCGACTTCCAGACGCCTCCGCACCTCATCGAGGCGGTGCACCGGGCCATGCGCGACGGCCACAACGGCTACGCGCCCTCGGCGGGCATCCTCACCGCGCGCGAGGCCATCTCCCGCGAGTGCGCCAACCGGGGCATCCCCAACATCAGCCCCGATGACGTCGTGGTCACCACCGGCGCGAGCGAGGCGCTGGAGCTGGCCCTCACCGCCCTGCTCGATCCCGGCGAGCGCGTGCTCCTGCCCAGCCCTGGCTACCCCCTCTACAACGCCCTCATGGCCAAGCTGAGCACCGAGGGCGTGCCCTACTCGCTCGACGAGGAGAATGGGTGGTCGCTGGACCTGGAGGAGATTGATCGGCTGTGCACGCCCGGCACGCGCGCCATCCTCCTGTGCAACCCCAACAACCCCACCGGCGCGGTGCTCGACCGGGAGGTGCTCGAGGGGCTGCTGGAGATCGCCCGGCGGCGTGGCCTCGTCATCCTGTCGGATGAAATCTACGACAAGCTCATCTACGACAAGCCCCACGTGGCCACGGCGTCGCTCGCCACGGACGTGCCCATCCTCACCTTCAATGGGCTCTCCAAGGGCTACCTCGCCTGTGGTTGGCGCGTGGGGTGGATGGTCTTCTGCAACGCCCACCTGATGCCGGAGCTGCGCGCCGCGGTGCAACGGCTCGCCGACGCGCGGCTGTGTGGACCCGCGCCGCAGCAGTACGCCATCGCCCCCGCGCTCGACGGGCCACAGGACCACATCCCCGAGATGATGGCGCGGTTGCGCCGGCGCCGCGACCTGATGGTCCGCCGCATCAACGCCATCCCCGGCCTGTCCGTGGTGGAGCCCGCCGCCGCCTTCTACGCCATGCCCCGCCTGCAACTGCCCGGGGTGACATCGGACGAGGCCTTCGTCATGTCCCTGCTGCGCGAGACGGGCGTGCTGTTCGTCCACGGCAGCGGCTTCGGGCAGAAGCCCGGCACCACCCACTTCCGCGTGGTGTTCCTGCCCCCCGAGGACATCCTCACCGCCGCCTTCGATCGGCTCGAGGCCTTCGTCCACGCGCACCACGCGCGCTGA
- a CDS encoding efflux RND transporter permease subunit, with translation MFSDFFIKRPIFASVISILITLVGAITIPSLPIEQYPNLAAPQVTVSANYLGASAETVESAVTTVLERQLNGLEGMRYISSTSSNNGQSTITITFDPERDIDVAAVDVQNRVATASARLPAEVNALGIVINKAQSQLLVSYGLYDKEKRYDIGFLSNYADVYIRDALLRVKGVGDVRIFGERRFAMRLWLDPTKLASRGLTASDVTNALREQNVQVAAGQVGQPPAPTGQSFQINVQVLGQLSTPEQFESIVVQRGTDGSLVQVRDIGRVELGAENYNQLLRFNGQEAVGLGISQLAGSNALEVRANVEKELERLKANFPPGLVYERAFDTTIAVQSSIDEVIHTLLEAVVLVILVVFIFLHGWRSILVVATTLPVSLIGTFAFVSAFGFSLNMLTLLGLTLATGLVVDDAIVVIENVERVMEQEGVDAREATHRSMKQVGGAVVATALVLSAVFVPVSFFPGTSGSIYRQFALTLAFSISLSALVALTLSPALCAILLRPHEGTKWRVFRWVDRIMDTFRDRYARFLGRLLGPRMRWALLGLFVVLIGVTALLYRVTPTGFIPEEDQGYLIVAVQGPEGSSLDYTRQVLLQAEDVLRQQKEVSGLFTVGGFSVLGSGPNYGTLFVNLKPWEEREEKEQSLAGIIERLRGPFAAIPGARVLAFQPPTIRGVGSVGGFEFVLEDQLGTRTLDELSTATQQLTGQANQSGQLRSVFSSFTATTPLLTVSVDREKAKALGVSLDALYSTLQIFMGSQYVNDFTLTNRVYRVYVQAATPFRNEPRDISSFYVRSTTGQMVPLESLITVKPVTTAQNIQHYNLFRSATINGQGAPGTSTGQALEAMEAVARQNLPNGYTFEWTGLSLEQKEAGGKVLLIFALGIVFVFLVLSAQYESFALPFVIMLAVPVAMMGALGFQLIRGLVNDVFCQVGLLMLVGLACKNAVLIVEFAEQLRHQGKGVVEAVVQAADTRLRPILMTSFAFLLGVLPLLLASGAGSSSRKSLGTAVFGGMLLSTFINLIFIPVLYTLVETARSRLLKRHEHARPPPSAPTGGEGTPHPA, from the coding sequence ATGTTCTCCGACTTCTTCATCAAGCGGCCCATCTTCGCCAGCGTCATCTCCATCCTCATCACGCTGGTGGGCGCCATCACCATCCCCAGCCTGCCCATCGAGCAGTACCCCAACCTGGCCGCGCCCCAGGTGACGGTGTCGGCCAACTACCTGGGCGCCTCCGCCGAGACGGTGGAGAGCGCGGTCACGACGGTGCTGGAGCGCCAGCTCAACGGCCTGGAGGGCATGCGCTACATCTCCTCCACCAGCAGCAACAACGGCCAGAGCACCATCACCATCACCTTCGATCCCGAGCGCGACATCGACGTGGCGGCGGTGGACGTGCAGAACCGCGTCGCCACCGCCTCGGCGCGCCTGCCCGCGGAGGTGAACGCGCTGGGCATCGTCATCAACAAGGCCCAGTCCCAGCTCCTCGTCTCCTACGGCCTGTATGACAAGGAGAAGCGCTACGACATCGGCTTCCTGAGCAACTACGCGGACGTGTACATCCGTGACGCGCTCCTGCGCGTCAAGGGCGTGGGCGACGTGCGCATCTTCGGCGAGCGCCGCTTCGCCATGCGGCTGTGGTTGGACCCCACCAAGCTCGCCAGCCGCGGCCTCACCGCCTCGGACGTGACGAACGCGCTGCGCGAGCAGAACGTGCAGGTGGCCGCCGGCCAGGTGGGCCAGCCTCCCGCGCCCACGGGCCAGTCGTTCCAGATCAACGTGCAGGTGCTCGGCCAGCTCTCCACGCCCGAGCAGTTCGAGAGCATCGTCGTGCAGCGCGGCACGGACGGCTCGCTCGTGCAGGTGCGGGACATCGGCCGGGTGGAGCTGGGCGCGGAGAACTACAACCAGCTCCTGCGCTTCAACGGACAGGAGGCGGTGGGCCTGGGCATCTCCCAGCTCGCTGGCTCCAATGCCCTGGAGGTGCGCGCGAACGTGGAGAAGGAGCTCGAGCGGCTCAAGGCCAACTTCCCGCCGGGGCTCGTGTACGAGCGCGCCTTCGACACCACGATCGCGGTGCAATCCTCCATCGACGAGGTGATCCACACGCTGCTCGAGGCCGTCGTGCTCGTCATCCTCGTGGTCTTCATCTTCCTGCACGGCTGGCGCAGCATCCTCGTGGTGGCCACGACCCTGCCGGTGTCGCTCATCGGCACGTTCGCCTTCGTGAGCGCGTTCGGCTTCTCGCTCAACATGCTGACGCTGCTCGGCCTGACGCTCGCCACGGGCCTCGTGGTGGATGACGCCATCGTGGTCATCGAGAACGTCGAGCGCGTCATGGAGCAGGAAGGAGTGGACGCGCGCGAGGCGACCCACCGGAGCATGAAGCAGGTGGGCGGCGCGGTGGTGGCCACGGCCCTGGTACTCTCCGCGGTGTTCGTCCCGGTGTCCTTCTTCCCGGGAACCTCGGGCTCCATCTACCGGCAGTTCGCCCTCACGCTCGCCTTCTCCATCAGCCTGTCGGCACTCGTGGCCCTCACGCTGTCCCCCGCGCTGTGCGCCATCCTGCTGCGGCCCCATGAGGGCACCAAGTGGCGCGTCTTCCGCTGGGTGGACCGGATCATGGACACCTTCCGCGACCGCTACGCGCGCTTCCTCGGCCGGCTGCTCGGGCCGCGCATGCGCTGGGCGCTGCTGGGCCTGTTCGTGGTGCTCATCGGCGTCACCGCGCTGCTCTACCGCGTCACCCCCACCGGCTTCATCCCGGAGGAGGACCAGGGCTACCTGATCGTCGCGGTGCAGGGCCCCGAGGGCTCGTCGCTGGACTACACCAGGCAGGTGCTCCTCCAGGCCGAGGACGTGCTCCGGCAGCAGAAGGAGGTGTCGGGCCTGTTCACCGTCGGCGGCTTCTCGGTGCTGGGCTCCGGCCCCAACTACGGCACGCTCTTCGTCAACCTGAAGCCCTGGGAGGAGCGCGAGGAGAAGGAGCAGAGCCTGGCCGGCATCATCGAGCGGCTGCGCGGGCCGTTCGCCGCCATTCCCGGAGCGCGGGTGCTGGCCTTCCAGCCGCCCACCATCCGCGGCGTGGGCAGCGTGGGCGGCTTCGAGTTCGTCCTGGAGGATCAGCTCGGCACGCGCACGCTCGACGAGCTGTCCACGGCCACGCAGCAGCTCACGGGCCAGGCCAACCAGTCCGGACAGCTACGCAGCGTCTTCTCCTCCTTCACCGCCACCACCCCGCTGCTCACCGTGTCGGTGGACCGCGAGAAGGCCAAGGCGCTGGGCGTGTCCCTGGACGCGCTCTACTCCACGCTGCAGATCTTCATGGGCAGCCAGTACGTGAATGACTTCACGCTCACCAACCGCGTCTACCGCGTCTACGTGCAGGCGGCCACGCCCTTCCGCAACGAGCCGCGCGACATCTCCTCCTTCTACGTGCGCTCGACGACGGGCCAGATGGTGCCCCTGGAGAGCCTCATCACGGTGAAGCCCGTCACCACCGCGCAGAACATCCAGCACTACAACCTGTTCCGCTCGGCCACCATCAACGGCCAGGGCGCTCCGGGCACCAGTACCGGCCAGGCGCTCGAGGCCATGGAGGCCGTCGCCCGGCAGAACCTGCCCAACGGCTACACCTTCGAGTGGACGGGCCTGTCACTCGAGCAGAAGGAGGCGGGCGGCAAGGTGCTGCTCATCTTCGCGCTGGGCATCGTGTTCGTGTTCCTGGTGCTGTCGGCCCAGTACGAGAGCTTCGCCCTGCCCTTCGTCATCATGCTCGCGGTGCCCGTGGCCATGATGGGGGCACTGGGATTCCAGTTGATACGAGGGCTCGTCAACGACGTCTTCTGTCAGGTGGGCCTGTTGATGCTGGTGGGCCTCGCCTGCAAGAACGCCGTGCTCATCGTGGAGTTCGCCGAGCAACTGCGCCACCAGGGCAAGGGCGTGGTGGAGGCGGTCGTCCAGGCGGCGGACACGCGCCTGCGCCCCATCCTGATGACGTCCTTCGCCTTCCTCCTGGGCGTGCTGCCCCTGCTGCTGGCATCGGGCGCGGGTTCCTCGTCGCGCAAGTCCCTGGGCACGGCGGTGTTCGGCGGCATGCTCCTGTCCACCTTCATCAACCTCATCTTCATTCCCGTGCTCTACACGCTGGTGGAGACGGCCCGCTCCCGGCTGCTCAAGCGCCACGAGCACGCCAGGCCTCCTCCTTCGGCGCCCACCGGGGGCGAGGGAACGCCGCACCCGGCGTGA
- a CDS encoding very short patch repair endonuclease gives MGLTRSEQMSRIRGRDTSPERLLRSALWRAGMRFRLQSRTPYGRPDVVFSKARVAVFLDGCFWHGCPEHYVRPRTRNEFWSSKLLENVERDRRQTLHLEAEGWRICRFWEHQIFESLPGVVEIVRAALQSEEWSPPASWRVVLVDALPGEEDMEQRWLEDLRGTEPRRSVVAKRSTKKWKRSHG, from the coding sequence ATGGGTCTTACCCGCTCCGAGCAGATGTCGAGGATCCGCGGCAGGGACACCTCCCCTGAACGTCTCCTCCGCTCAGCCCTCTGGCGGGCAGGCATGCGCTTCCGGCTTCAGTCCAGGACGCCTTATGGTCGACCCGATGTGGTCTTCTCCAAGGCCAGGGTGGCCGTCTTCCTGGACGGCTGTTTCTGGCATGGATGCCCCGAGCACTACGTCCGGCCCCGGACGCGTAACGAGTTCTGGTCCTCCAAGTTGCTTGAGAACGTGGAGAGGGACCGGCGGCAGACGCTCCACCTCGAAGCGGAGGGCTGGCGCATCTGCCGTTTCTGGGAGCACCAGATTTTCGAGTCGCTACCTGGGGTCGTAGAGATCGTCCGAGCGGCGCTTCAAAGCGAAGAATGGAGCCCGCCTGCCTCCTGGAGGGTCGTGCTGGTCGATGCGCTGCCTGGAGAGGAGGACATGGAACAGCGCTGGCTGGAGGACCTGCGAGGCACCGAGCCGCGGCGGTCGGTAGTGGCCAAGCGCAGCACGAAGAAGTGGAAGAGGTCACACGGGTAG